One segment of Drosophila mauritiana strain mau12 chromosome 3R, ASM438214v1, whole genome shotgun sequence DNA contains the following:
- the LOC117143748 gene encoding gustatory receptor for bitter taste 93a: MFSSSSAMTGKRAESWSRLLLLWLYRCARGLLVLSSSLDRDKLQLKAPKQGSRNRFLHILWRCIVVMIYAGVWPMLTSAVIGKRLESYADVFALAQSMSVSILAVISFVIQARAENQVREVLNRYLALYQRICLTTRLRHLFPTKFVVFFLLKLFFTLCGCFHEIIPLFENPHFDDISQKVATGFGIYMWLGTLCVLDACFLGFLVSGILYEHMATNIIAMLKRMEPIESQDDRYRMTKYRRMLLLCDFADELDECAAIYSELYQVTNSFRRSLQWQILFYIYLNFISICLMLYQYILHFLNDDEVLLVSIVMAVVKFANLVLLNMCADYTVRQSEVPKKLPLDIVCSDLDERWDKSVETFLGQLQTQRLEIKVLGFFHLNNEFILLILSAIISYLFILIQFGITGGFEASEDIKNRFD; the protein is encoded by the exons ATGTTCAGTTCCAGCTCGGCCATGACCGGGAAACGAGCGGAAAGCTGGTCGCGATTGCTGCTCTTGTGGCTATATCGTTGTGCCCGTGGTCTTCTGGTGCTCTCCTCCAGCTTGGACCGGGATAAGCTGCAGCTGAAGGCGCCCAAACAGGGCAGCAGAAATCGCTTCCTGCACATCCTGTGGCGCTGCATTGTGGTTATGATATACGCGGGAGTTTGGCCAATGTTGACCTCAGCCGTAATAGGCAAACGCTTGGAGAGCTATGCGGATGTCTTTGCTTTGGCCCAGTCCATGTCGGTGTCCATTTTGGCAGTCATATCCTTTGTGATCCAGGCAAGGGCCGAGAACCAAGTGCGAGAGGTGTTAAATAGATATTTAGCGCTCTACCAAAGGATATGCTTGACTACGCGGCTGCGGCACCTGTTCCCAACGAAATTTGTGGTTTTCTTCCTGCTCAAGTTGTTCTTCACCTTGTGCGGTTGTTTCCACGAAATAATACCTCTGTTTGAAAACCCACACTTCGATGATATCAGTCAAAAGGTGGCCACCGGCTTTGGCATCTACATGTGGCTTGGAACGCTCTGTGTCCTCGATGCCTGCTTCCTGGGATTTTTGGTGTCCGGAATACTGTACGAGCATATGGCCACCAATATCATTGCCATGCTGAAGCGAATGGAACCCATAGAGTCGCAGGACGACAGATATCGTATGACTAAGTATCGCAGGATGCTACTCCTGTGCGATTTTGCCGATGAGTTGGACGAGTGTGCCGCTATCTACAGTGAACTGTACCAAGTCACCAACTCCTTTCGTCGGAGTCTACAATGGCAGATCCTCTTCTATATCTACCTAAACTTCATAAGTATCTGCCTAATGCTGTACCAATATATTCTGCATTTTCTAAACGACGACGAGGTGCTCTTGGTGTCCATTGTCATGGCTGTTGTTAAGTTTGCTAATCTAGTATTGCTCAACATGTGTGCGGATTATACGGTGAGGCAGTCAGAAGTGCCAAAGAAATTGCCTTTGGATATCGTTTGCAGCGATTTGGATGAGCGATGGGATAAGAGT GTTGAAACCTTTCTCGGTCAGCTGCAAACACAACGACTGGAGATCAAAGTATTGGGATTTTTCCATCTCAATAATGAGTTCATCCTTCTCATTCTGTCGGCCATAATATCGTACCTCTTTATCCTTATTCAGTTCGGCATTACAGGTGGCTTTGAGGCGTCCGAGGACATTAAAAATCGTTTTGATTAA